The genomic stretch CCTACCTGCTCTTCGCCGGGGAGCAGCACGGGTTCCGGCAGGCGGAGAACATCCGGGCCGCGCTCGACGGCGAGCTGTCGTTCTACGCCCAGGTGCTCGGCTTCGACCTGCCCGCCGAGGAGGGCATCACCCCGATCGACGTCGTCCGCGGCTGACGGATCCCCGCGCCGGGTGAACCGATCCGGCTCGGGCGACGTACACCCCGGGGAGACGACGTCCGGACCGGGAGGTGCCCATGGCGCGGCGACAGCTGCGAGCGGTCGAGCCGTGCCGTCTCGACGTCCCGGCCGCCTACGCGGCCCACGGCCCGGAGCTGTACCGCTTCGCCCTGCGGCACCTCGGCGACCAGGGCGCCGCCCAGGACGTCGTGCAGGAGGTGTTCCTGCGGGCCTGGCGGTCGGCGGACTCCTTCGACGCCGGCCTGGCCAGCCTGCGCACGTGGCTGTTCGCCATCGCGCGGAACCTGGTGGTCGACGAATCGCGGCGCGGCGCGGCCCGGCCGTGGCAGCGCGAGCTCACCGACGGCTCGGGGCACGCCGACGTCGGGCCGCCCGGGCCCGGCCTGGACGAGCGGCTGGTCGACGCGTGGGTGGTCGAGGAGGCGCTGCGGCGGATCGGGACCGAGCACCGCGCCGCCATCGTGGAGACCCACCTGCGCGGCCGGCCGCACGCCGAGGTGGCCGCGGAGCTCGGCGTCCCGGTGGGCACACTGCGCAGCCGGGTGTTCTACGGCCTGAAGGCGCTGCGGCTGGCGATGGAGGAGATGGGGGTGGAACCGTGACCGAGGAGCAGGCGCACCGCGCCCTGCGGGAGCAGCTGGGCGTGTACGCCCTGGGGGCGGGGACCGCGGACGAGCGCGCCGTCGTCCGGGCGCACCTCGAGGGCTGCGCCGCCTGCCGCGCCGAGCTGGCCGAGCTGACCCCGGTGGCCGCCCGGCTCGCCGACGTCGACCCGGACCGTCTCGACGAGCCCCCGCACCGCCGCCCGGGCTGGCCGACGCCGTCCTCGCCCGCATCGCCGCGGAGGGCACCCCGTCCCGGCGCGGGACGGCGCCCCGTCCACCCCGGTCCCGGCTCGCTGCCGGTGCCGTCGTGCTGGCCACCGCCGCGGCGGCGTTCGCGGTCGGCTGGCTGGTCCGCCCGACGCCTCCCCCGCCACCGTTGGAGAGCGTGGCCGTGCAGGTGAGCGACCCGGACATCAGCGCCACCGCCGACGTCGTGCCGCACACCTGGGGGGTGGAGGTGAAGCTCTCCGGTTCGGGGTTCACCGCCGGGGAGGTCTACCGGGTCGCCGTCCTCGAGGAGGACGGCGACGCCGCACCCGCCGGCGCCTTCCTCGGCACCGGCCCGGCGGAGCTGGACTGCAACCTCAACTCCCCGGTGCTGCGCACGGACGCCGAGGGCTTCGTGGTCGTCGACGCCAGCGGCGCGGTGGTGCTCAGTTCGGAGTTCTGAGCCGGCGGTGAACGGGACGGCGGTGGGCTGCGTAGACCCGGTTGTCCGATCACCGAGACCGCAGGAGCCAGCCATGACCCGCATGCGCCCGACCCGCACGCGCACCACCCGCACCGCCGTCGTCGCCGGGGCGGTGGGGGCCCTCGTCCTCACCGGTGCCGGCACCGCCTCCGCCGAGACCGAGGTGGCCGAGCCCTCGACCTTCACCAGCGCGTTCACCGCGATGGCCACGCCGGACATGG from Modestobacter roseus encodes the following:
- a CDS encoding sigma-70 family RNA polymerase sigma factor, yielding MARRQLRAVEPCRLDVPAAYAAHGPELYRFALRHLGDQGAAQDVVQEVFLRAWRSADSFDAGLASLRTWLFAIARNLVVDESRRGAARPWQRELTDGSGHADVGPPGPGLDERLVDAWVVEEALRRIGTEHRAAIVETHLRGRPHAEVAAELGVPVGTLRSRVFYGLKALRLAMEEMGVEP
- a CDS encoding anti-sigma factor family protein yields the protein MYALGAGTADERAVVRAHLEGCAACRAELAELTPVAARLADVDPDRLDEPPHRRPGWPTPSSPASPRRAPRPGAGRRPVHPGPGSLPVPSCWPPPRRRSRSAGWSARRLPRHRWRAWPCR